In the Deltaproteobacteria bacterium genome, TCCGGCTTCTACTCGGGCCTGCTACTCGGGGAAACGGTTTCTCTTCGGCGGTTCACTCCCCGTTTGCCCGAGTAGATCGCGAAGCGATCGTATCGAGGGCCTGCTAGTGCAAACCCTGCGTGACGCGCTGAAGCAGCATTGGCCCGAGTATCTGATGGAGGCCGGTGAACTCGCGACCTTCATGATCGCGGCGTGTGTTGTCGTCGCGCTGCTCTATCATCCCAGCTCGTCGGTTGGCGCGCTGGTGTCGAGCGACGTCGTACGCCGCCTGTTGACGGGCATCGCCATGGGCCTGACCGCGATCGCGATCGTCTACTCGCCGTGGGGCAAGCGGTCCGGCGCGCACTTCAATCCCGCGGTGACGTTGACGTTCCTTCGGCTCGGCAAAGTCGCGCCGTGGGACGCCGCGTTTTACGTGTTCGCTCAGTTCGTCGGCGGCTGGGTTGGCGTTGCGCTCTGTGTGGTACTGCTCGGCGATCTGATTCGCCATCCGAGCGTGAACTACGTGGCCACCGTGCCGGGAGCGGCGGGGATACAGATCGCCTTTCTCTCTGAGTTCGTGATGTCCTTCGGCCTGATGACCGTGGTGCTCACCGTGTCCAACACGCCACGACTGGCGCGCTTCACCGGAGTGTTGGTTGGTGCGGTCGTGGCGGCATACATCGCCATCGAGGCGCCGCTATCCGGCATGAGCTTGAATCCGGCGCGCAGCCTCGGACCCGCGCTTGTCGGCCACGTGTGGTCGGCGCTGTGGGTGTACTTCATCGCGCCGCCGCTCGGCATGCTGCTAGCGGCCGAAGTGTACGCGCGGGTGAACGGCGTCGGCTGCGCCAAGCTGCATCACGACAATCCGTTGCGTTGCATTTTCTGCGAGCATCACGCCCAGCCGCGGGCCATTGTGAGTCGCGCGCCGCGGCCGC is a window encoding:
- a CDS encoding aquaporin, with amino-acid sequence MEAGELATFMIAACVVVALLYHPSSSVGALVSSDVVRRLLTGIAMGLTAIAIVYSPWGKRSGAHFNPAVTLTFLRLGKVAPWDAAFYVFAQFVGGWVGVALCVVLLGDLIRHPSVNYVATVPGAAGIQIAFLSEFVMSFGLMTVVLTVSNTPRLARFTGVLVGAVVAAYIAIEAPLSGMSLNPARSLGPALVGHVWSALWVYFIAPPLGMLLAAEVYARVNGVGCAKLHHDNPLRCIFCEHHAQPRAIVSRAPRPLVG